Proteins encoded together in one Impatiens glandulifera chromosome 1, dImpGla2.1, whole genome shotgun sequence window:
- the LOC124921644 gene encoding cytochrome P450 81Q32-like encodes MDLTTSTTLLYASLISGLFLAIIFIFLSSHKRLKRNNNPPCPSPTFPVIGHLHLLNGLPHRTLHQLSQKLGPVFSLQLGNQLAVIISSPSAVEECFTKNDAVLANRPFFISGKYFGYNHTTVINAPYGDHWRNLRRLMTVEIMSTSRINSFLSIRQDEVKYLLQGLYQVSSSTFAHVDMRSRLSELSFNVIMRMVAGKRYFGQGELSDYEEAKEFRNIVREVFEKSDVLHPNEFLTILRLFDYGNYEKNLAKLQKKMDVFFQRLIDQRRLSNECNSMIDHLLVLQEKQPNYYTDEIIKGIILVMILAGTDTSSVTLEWALSLLVNHPEVLMKATTEIDSLIGQDRLVDEPDLAKLPYLQGVISDTLRLFPAAPLLLPHMPSEDCKIAGFDVPRGTMLIVNAWAINRDPNVWEEAEKFKPERFEGKKDEKIPKIISFGLGRRACPGEGLAQRIMGLTLASLIQSFQWERVSENGLVDLTEGIGLTMPKAQPLEVMCKARHILHKLFLMSCPHSYVY; translated from the exons ATGGATCTAACAACTAGTACTACCTTGTTATACGCCTCTCTGATCTCCGGCCTCTTTCTAGCAATAATTTTCATCTTTCTTTCATCTCATAAACGCCTAAAGAGAAACAACAATCCCCCATGTCCATCACCCACTTTTCCGGTCATCGGCCATCTTCATCTCCTAAATGGCCTACCTCATCGGACCCTTCACCAACTCTCCCAAAAACTAGGACCTGTCTTCTCCCTTCAACTGGGAAACCAGCTTGCTGTGATCATATCTTCCCCATCAGCAGTTGAAGAATGCTTCACCAAAAATGATGCTGTTCTAGCCAATCGTCCATTCTTTATTTCTGGAAAGTATTTTGGCTACAACCACACTACCGTGATTAATGCACCTTATGGCGATCATTGGAGAAACCTGCGACGTCTCATGACAGTCGAGATTATGTCCACCAGTCGTATCAATAGTTTCTTATCCATTCGACAAGATGAAGTCAAATATCTACTTCAAGGCCTTTATCAAGTTTCTTCTTCCACTTTTGCACATGTGGATATGAG gtcCCGGTTATCTGAGCTATCCTTTAACGTAATCATGAGGATGGTTGCCGGAAAAAGGTACTTTGGCCAAGGAGAACTTTCGGATTATGAGGAGGCTAAGGAATTTAGGAATATTGTAAGAGAGGTATTCGAGAAAAGTGATGTGTTACATCCAAATGAGTTTTTGACAATTCTAAGGTTATTTGATTATGGTAACTACGAAAAGAACTTGGCCAAGCTTCAAAAGAAGATGGATGTCTTCTTCCAACGCCTCATAGATCAACGTCGTCTTTCCAATGAATGTAACTCAATGATTGATCACTTGCTTGTTTTACAAGAAAAGCAGCCAAACTACTATACCGATGAAATCATCAAAGGGATTATACTT GTTATGATACTTGCTGGTACAGATACATCATCAGTGACATTGGAATGGGCATTGTCACTATTAGTAAATCACCCTGAGGTATTGATGAAGGCGACCACCGAGATAGATTCCCTAATCGGTCAAGACCGCCTAGTGGACGAACCCGATCTTGCTAAACTCCCTTATCTTCAAGGAGTTATCTCTGACACTCTTCGATTGTTCCCGGCGGCACCACTCCTTCTCCCTCACATGCCATCGGAAGATTGTAAGATTGCTGGATTCGATGTGCCTCGTGGAACGATGTTAATAGTTAATGCATGGGCAATTAATAGAGATCCAAATGTTTGGGAAGAAGCAGAAAAGTTCAAACCTGAGAGATTTGAAGgcaaaaaagatgaaaaaatacccaaaataatatcatttgGATTGGGGCGAAGGGCTTGCCCCGGAGAAGGGCTAGCCCAACGTATCATGGGGCTTACATTGGCTTCACTAATCCAAAGCTTTCAATGGGAGAGGGTGAGTGAAAACGGATTAGTTGATTTAACCGAAGGGATAGGCCTTACCATGCCTAAAGCTCAACCACTCGAGGTTATGTGCAAAGCTCGTCATATCTTGCACAAACTTTTTTTGATGAGCTGTCCTCATTCTTATGTATACTAG